A window from Triticum aestivum cultivar Chinese Spring chromosome 6D, IWGSC CS RefSeq v2.1, whole genome shotgun sequence encodes these proteins:
- the LOC123146051 gene encoding uncharacterized protein, with protein sequence MAAASSMGDGSGLPRLPDNGLEFLPDPVDREVAADVEQPDPSVMRGVVPSDTTEAHSSCAVVVGHLDGAAERRNSGGVDNPVRGIDREGEPQRRRCGPEGLELAVHIWIEQFSLVESLRWKKRSEGSPSSNNQYCRRECPAMIRFLRVADNGWFHH encoded by the exons ATGGCGGCGGCGAGCAGTATGGGGGATGGTTCTGGCCTGCCTCGCCTGCCCGACAACGGACTCGAGTTTCTGCCGGATCCAGTTGACAG GGAGGTGGCCGCGGACGTGGAGCAGCCAGATCCGTCGGTGATGAGGGGCGTCGTGCCGTCGGACACGACCGAAGCCCACTCCTCATGCGCGGTTGTGGTTGGACACCTCGACGGCGCTGCTGAGCGCCGGAATTCCGGTGGAGTCGACAACCCAGTCCGTGGAATCGACCGGGAAGGTGAACCCCAGAGGCGTCGATGTGGACCAGAAG GTTTAGAGTTGGCCGTGCACATCTGGATAGAGCAGTTTTCCCTGGTAGAGTCACTCCGCTGGAAGAAACGATCAGAG GGAAGCCCGAGCAGTAACAACCAGTATTGCCGACGCGAGTGCCCTGCAATGATCCGATTTCTTAGAGTTGCGGACAATGGATGGTTTCATCACTGA